The following are encoded in a window of Nocardioides houyundeii genomic DNA:
- a CDS encoding HGxxPAAW family protein codes for MADNHGNTPAAWTAVGVAMVGFLVGGIALMLSPVSMVMFWIGIALGVAALPVFLVMSRMGLHHTSSHDSGH; via the coding sequence ATGGCTGACAACCACGGCAACACCCCTGCTGCATGGACCGCGGTGGGAGTGGCGATGGTGGGCTTCCTGGTCGGGGGCATCGCCCTGATGCTCAGCCCCGTCAGCATGGTGATGTTCTGGATCGGGATCGCGCTCGGCGTCGCCGCCCTGCCCGTGTTCCTGGTGATGTCCCGCATGGGGCTGCACCACACCAGCAGCCACGACTCGGGTCACTGA
- the trpC gene encoding indole-3-glycerol phosphate synthase TrpC — MSVLDDIVAGVRIDLARREAARPLAEVRAALADVDPPRDPVPHFRGAGSSVIAEVKRRSPSKGDLAEIPDPADLAAAYARGGAAAISVLTEERRFGGSLADLVAVRAAVDVPLLRKDFIVAEYQLVEARAAGADLALLIVAALDQDRLRALHETARELGLTVLVEVHDEPETERAVDLGAELIGVNARNLKTLAVDQTTFGRLAPLIPDDRVKVAESGINTPADVAGFVAQGASVMLVGEALVTGGDPETAVRNMTGVLG; from the coding sequence GTGTCCGTCCTCGACGACATCGTCGCCGGTGTCCGGATCGACCTGGCCCGGCGTGAGGCCGCCCGACCCCTGGCCGAGGTCCGTGCCGCCCTGGCTGACGTGGACCCGCCCCGCGACCCCGTGCCGCACTTCCGTGGTGCCGGCTCGAGCGTGATCGCCGAGGTGAAGCGGCGCAGCCCCAGCAAGGGGGACCTGGCCGAGATCCCGGACCCCGCCGACCTGGCTGCTGCCTATGCCCGTGGCGGTGCGGCCGCCATCTCGGTGCTCACCGAGGAACGACGCTTCGGCGGCTCCCTGGCCGACCTGGTCGCCGTCCGGGCGGCGGTGGACGTGCCGCTGCTGCGCAAGGACTTCATCGTCGCCGAGTACCAGCTGGTCGAGGCGCGGGCTGCCGGGGCGGACCTGGCGCTGCTCATCGTCGCGGCGCTGGACCAGGACCGCCTCCGGGCGCTGCACGAGACCGCCCGCGAGCTGGGCCTCACCGTGCTGGTGGAGGTCCACGACGAGCCAGAGACCGAACGAGCGGTCGATCTCGGAGCCGAGCTGATCGGCGTCAACGCCCGCAACCTCAAGACCCTCGCGGTCGACCAGACCACCTTCGGCCGCCTCGCGCCGCTCATCCCCGACGACCGGGTCAAGGTGGCGGAGTCGGGCATCAACACCCCCGCCGACGTCGCCGGCTTCGTCGCCCAGGGTGCGTCGGTGATGCTGGTGGGCGAGGCCCTGGTCACCGGGGGAGACCCCGAGACCGCGGTCCGCAACATGACAGGAGTGCTCGGATGA
- the trpB gene encoding tryptophan synthase subunit beta, which produces MSQDVYDADERGFFGDFGGRFMPEALVAALDELDVAWREAMADPAFVAEFEAILLDYAGTPSLLYHAERLSAQVGARILLKREDLNHTGAHKIRNVLGQALLTRRMGKTRVIAETGAGQHGVASATAAAYFGLDCTVYMGAVDTRRQALNVARMQLLGATVIPVESGSATLKDAINEALRDWVASVDHTAYLFGTAAGPHPFPSMVRDFCRGIGDESRAQCLEQYGRLPDAVAACVGGGSNAIGMFTAFLHDESVAIYGFEPGGDGIETGRHAATIHAGQSGVLHGARTFVLQDEDGQTKESHSISAGLDYPGVGPQHAHLARTGRATYLPVTDAEAMEAMALLSRTEGIIPAIESAHALSGALRVAAELAQTKGPEATIIVNLSGRGDKDMGTAIEHFGLGGPAGEAR; this is translated from the coding sequence ATGAGCCAGGACGTCTACGACGCCGACGAGCGAGGTTTCTTCGGAGACTTCGGTGGCCGGTTCATGCCCGAGGCCCTGGTGGCGGCCCTCGACGAGCTCGACGTCGCCTGGCGGGAGGCCATGGCCGACCCGGCCTTCGTGGCCGAGTTCGAGGCGATCCTGCTCGACTACGCCGGGACCCCGAGCCTGCTCTACCACGCCGAGCGGCTCTCGGCGCAGGTCGGAGCGCGCATCCTGCTCAAGCGCGAGGACCTCAACCACACCGGCGCCCACAAGATCCGCAACGTGCTGGGCCAGGCGCTGCTGACCAGACGGATGGGCAAGACCCGGGTCATCGCCGAGACCGGGGCCGGTCAGCACGGCGTGGCCAGCGCGACCGCCGCCGCCTACTTCGGCCTCGACTGCACCGTCTACATGGGCGCGGTGGACACCCGTCGGCAGGCGCTCAACGTGGCGCGGATGCAGCTGCTGGGAGCCACGGTGATCCCCGTGGAGTCGGGCAGCGCCACGCTGAAGGACGCCATCAACGAGGCCCTGCGCGACTGGGTCGCCAGCGTCGACCACACCGCGTACCTCTTCGGCACCGCGGCCGGGCCGCACCCGTTCCCCAGCATGGTGCGGGACTTCTGCCGGGGCATCGGCGACGAGTCCCGGGCCCAGTGCCTGGAGCAGTACGGCCGGCTGCCCGACGCGGTGGCGGCCTGCGTGGGCGGCGGGTCCAACGCGATCGGCATGTTCACCGCGTTCCTGCACGACGAGTCGGTGGCCATCTACGGCTTCGAGCCGGGCGGCGACGGGATCGAGACAGGTCGCCACGCGGCCACCATCCACGCCGGTCAGAGCGGGGTGCTGCACGGTGCCCGGACCTTCGTGCTGCAGGACGAGGACGGGCAGACCAAGGAGTCGCACTCCATCTCCGCCGGTCTGGACTACCCCGGGGTGGGCCCCCAGCACGCCCACCTGGCTCGTACCGGCCGCGCGACGTACCTGCCGGTGACAGACGCCGAGGCGATGGAGGCGATGGCGCTGCTCAGCCGCACCGAGGGGATCATCCCGGCGATCGAGAGCGCGCACGCGCTCTCGGGGGCGCTGCGGGTGGCCGCCGAGCTGGCGCAGACCAAGGGCCCGGAGGCCACGATCATCGTCAACCTGTCCGGACGCGGCGACAAGGACATGGGCACCGCCATCGAGCACTTCGGCCTGGGCGGGCCCGCGGGGGAGGCACGATGA
- the trpA gene encoding tryptophan synthase subunit alpha — protein sequence MSVGPAFDKARGEGRAALVGYLPAGFPDLPGSVDAMRAMVAAGCDVIEVGLPYSDPVMDGPTIQAAAQQALEAGIRTTDVLRTVEAVAATGVPTVVMTYWNPVERYGVARFAADLASAGGAGLITPDLTPDSGAEWIAAADQHDLDKVFLVAPSSTPERIAMTTRNCRGFVYATAVMGVTGARSTTSDLAGPLVARTKATTDLPVGVGLGVSNGDQAAEIAAFADGVIVGSAFVRTLLDHAGDRRAGLRALEALTQDLAEGVRR from the coding sequence ATGAGCGTCGGTCCCGCCTTCGACAAGGCCCGGGGCGAGGGCCGGGCGGCCCTGGTCGGCTACCTTCCCGCCGGGTTCCCCGACCTGCCGGGCTCGGTCGACGCGATGCGGGCCATGGTGGCGGCCGGCTGCGACGTGATCGAGGTCGGACTGCCCTACAGCGACCCGGTGATGGACGGACCCACGATCCAGGCGGCGGCCCAGCAGGCCCTCGAGGCCGGCATCCGGACCACGGACGTGCTGCGCACCGTGGAGGCCGTGGCCGCTACCGGTGTCCCTACCGTGGTGATGACCTACTGGAACCCGGTCGAGCGCTACGGCGTCGCTCGCTTCGCCGCCGACCTGGCTTCCGCGGGTGGTGCCGGACTGATCACCCCCGACCTGACCCCGGACAGCGGCGCCGAGTGGATCGCCGCCGCGGACCAGCACGACCTGGACAAGGTGTTCCTGGTGGCACCCAGCTCGACTCCGGAGCGGATCGCGATGACCACCCGCAACTGCCGGGGGTTCGTCTACGCCACCGCGGTGATGGGCGTGACCGGGGCGCGCAGCACCACCAGCGACCTGGCCGGCCCGCTGGTCGCCCGGACCAAGGCCACCACCGACCTTCCGGTGGGGGTGGGGCTGGGCGTCAGCAACGGCGACCAGGCGGCCGAGATCGCCGCCTTCGCCGACGGCGTCATCGTGGGGTCGGCGTTCGTGCGGACCCTGCTCGACCACGCCGGCGACCGCAGGGCGGGCCTGCGGGCCCTGGAGGCGCTGACCCAGGACCTGGCGGAGGGAGTACGCCGATGA
- a CDS encoding SCO family protein, which translates to MTGLRSRLGTALAAGLVLLLAGCGGGGGGQAAPPDGEIDDDGLHGSALTTPYVVPKAPLVSTQGGKDGSAYSLTEADNDLTLVFFGYTHCPDICGIVMSTIASALNRLDDADRERVDMVFVTTDPARDDVAVLRDYLAGFDPEFTGVTGELDTIVKTARSLAVLIEDGRKLPGGGYEVAHSDPVIGLDDQDRATTVWSSDVSAAELAEDIERLLAG; encoded by the coding sequence ATGACCGGGCTGCGCTCGCGGCTCGGCACCGCCCTGGCCGCCGGACTCGTCCTGCTGCTGGCCGGTTGTGGCGGTGGCGGCGGCGGACAGGCCGCACCGCCGGACGGCGAGATCGACGACGACGGGCTGCACGGCTCCGCCCTGACCACCCCCTACGTCGTGCCGAAGGCGCCGCTGGTCTCCACCCAGGGCGGCAAGGACGGCTCCGCCTACTCGCTGACCGAGGCGGACAACGACCTGACCCTGGTCTTCTTCGGCTACACGCACTGCCCCGACATCTGCGGCATCGTGATGTCGACCATCGCCTCGGCGCTCAACCGGCTCGACGACGCGGACCGGGAGCGGGTCGACATGGTCTTCGTGACCACCGACCCTGCCCGGGACGACGTCGCGGTCCTGCGCGACTACCTCGCCGGCTTCGACCCCGAGTTCACCGGCGTCACCGGCGAGCTGGACACCATCGTCAAGACCGCCCGCTCCTTGGCCGTCCTCATCGAGGACGGTCGCAAGCTGCCCGGCGGCGGCTACGAGGTGGCGCACAGCGATCCGGTCATCGGCCTGGACGACCAGGACCGTGCGACCACGGTCTGGAGCAGCGACGTCTCAGCCGCCGAGCTCGCCGAGGACATCGAGAGGCTGCTGGCCGGATGA
- the lgt gene encoding prolipoprotein diacylglyceryl transferase, with translation MWGVPFGLVGGRLYHVATDYQLYFGEGRNPINALYVWRGGLGVWGAVALGAVGVAIGARLKGIRLLPVLDAVAPGVLVAQAIGRWGNWFNQELYGRPTDLPWGLEIDDAHRPSQYVGQDVLFHPTFLYESLWALAAFAVVIWLDRRFNLGHGRVAALYVMAYTAGRGWIETLRIDDVQLDDVAGLRLNTWTSLVLFVLAAVYFVISARRHPGRETEVYRRPREPEPASSEA, from the coding sequence GTGTGGGGCGTGCCCTTCGGCCTCGTCGGCGGGCGCCTCTACCACGTCGCCACCGACTACCAGCTCTACTTCGGCGAGGGGCGCAACCCCATCAACGCGCTGTACGTGTGGCGCGGGGGACTGGGCGTGTGGGGTGCCGTCGCCCTCGGTGCGGTCGGGGTGGCGATCGGGGCCCGGCTCAAGGGCATCCGGCTGCTCCCGGTCCTGGACGCGGTGGCTCCCGGGGTCCTGGTCGCCCAAGCGATCGGGCGGTGGGGCAACTGGTTCAACCAGGAGCTCTACGGACGACCCACCGACCTTCCGTGGGGCCTGGAGATCGACGACGCGCACCGCCCCTCGCAGTACGTCGGCCAGGACGTGCTGTTCCACCCGACCTTCCTCTACGAGAGCCTCTGGGCGCTGGCCGCCTTCGCGGTGGTCATCTGGCTCGACCGGCGCTTCAACCTCGGACACGGCCGGGTGGCGGCCCTGTACGTGATGGCGTACACGGCCGGTCGCGGGTGGATCGAGACCCTGCGCATCGACGACGTGCAGCTCGACGACGTGGCGGGGCTTCGGCTCAACACCTGGACCTCGCTGGTGCTCTTCGTGCTGGCGGCCGTCTACTTCGTCATCTCCGCACGCCGCCACCCGGGCCGTGAGACGGAGGTCTACCGCCGTCCGCGGGAGCCCGAGCCCGCCTCGTCCGAGGCCTAG